The Flavobacteriaceae bacterium 3519-10 genome includes a window with the following:
- a CDS encoding GCN5-related N-acetyltransferase codes for MKSILETPRLLLRALHPADAESFYRLNLNPNVIRYTGNSPFKDVGEAKAFLERYPDYQLNGYGRWAVISKETDVFIGWCGLKFGEIPNETDIGFRFFEEEWNKGYATESAAACIRYGFEQLNLRRIVGRAMKANTASIKVLEKIGLVHERDVIFDGMEGVIYRIEEEQDPGDGLITKPYVLK; via the coding sequence ATGAAATCGATACTTGAAACTCCCCGTCTTTTATTAAGAGCACTTCACCCGGCGGATGCAGAAAGCTTTTACCGCCTGAACCTGAATCCGAACGTCATCAGGTACACCGGCAACAGCCCTTTTAAGGATGTCGGCGAGGCCAAAGCGTTTTTAGAACGTTATCCGGACTATCAGCTGAACGGTTACGGCAGATGGGCGGTGATCAGCAAAGAGACAGATGTATTCATCGGTTGGTGCGGACTGAAGTTCGGGGAAATCCCAAACGAAACCGACATTGGTTTCCGATTTTTTGAAGAAGAATGGAATAAAGGCTACGCCACCGAAAGTGCTGCTGCCTGTATACGCTATGGGTTTGAACAGCTTAACCTCAGACGGATCGTTGGGAGAGCAATGAAAGCGAATACAGCCTCAATAAAGGTCCTCGAAAAGATCGGACTTGTACATGAACGCGACGTCATCTTCGACGGAATGGAGGGTGTGATTTATAGGATTGAAGAAGAACAGGACCCCGGTGACGGATTGATCACAAAGCCCTATGTATTAAAATAA